The following are encoded in a window of Panthera leo isolate Ple1 chromosome B2, P.leo_Ple1_pat1.1, whole genome shotgun sequence genomic DNA:
- the NRN1 gene encoding neuritin, which produces MGLKLNGRYISLILAVQIAYLVQAVRAAGKCDAVFKGFSDCLLKLGDSMANYPQGLDDKTNIKTVCTYWEDFHSCTVTALTDCQEGAKDMWDKLRKESKNLNIQGSLFELCGSGNGAAGSLLPALPVLLVSLSAALATWLSF; this is translated from the exons ATGGGACTTAAGTTGAACGGCAGATATATTTCACTGATCCTCGCGGTGCAAATAG CGTACCTGGTGCAGGCCGTGAGAGCAGCGGGCAAGTGCGATGCGGTCTTTAAGGGCTTTTCGGACTGTTTGCTCAAGCTGGGCGACAGCATGGCCAACTACCCGCAGGGCCTGGACGACAAGACGAACATCAAGACCGTGTGCAC ATACTGGGAGGATTTCCACAGCTGCACGGTCACAGCCCTTACGGATTGCCAGGAAGGGGCGAAAGATATGTGGGATAAACtgagaaaagaatccaaaaacCTCAACATCCAAGGCAGCTTATTCGAACTCTGCGGCAGCGGCAACGGGGCGGCGGGGTCCCTGCTCCCGGCGCTCCCAGTGCTTCTGGTGTCTCTCTCGGCAGCTTTAGCGACTTGGCTTTCCTTCTGA